In Thermosphaera sp., a genomic segment contains:
- the pgsA gene encoding archaetidylinositol phosphate synthase codes for MSKIRRKIEGVMRLIAKPLCSLGVHPNLLTISSSFILLVGLFLFKLLGSVWIFILSIAFSGFLDALDGAVARACGKASVFGSFLDSTIDRVNDFLIIASLSILGFNEYLIFGLMSLAFLTSYVRAKAESLGLRIEGVGLVERAERILLITAILIINNWSRSIALLLLYTALVLSFITVVQRIVHVRRSLGRSGL; via the coding sequence TTGAGTAAAATTCGAAGAAAAATAGAAGGAGTAATGAGGCTCATCGCTAAACCATTGTGTAGCCTTGGAGTTCACCCTAACTTGTTAACTATTTCTTCAAGTTTCATCTTACTGGTAGGATTGTTTTTGTTTAAACTTCTTGGTAGCGTTTGGATTTTCATTCTATCCATCGCATTCTCAGGCTTCCTCGATGCTCTTGACGGGGCAGTCGCGAGAGCATGCGGTAAAGCGTCTGTTTTTGGAAGCTTTCTTGACTCAACCATTGATAGAGTGAACGATTTTCTCATTATCGCATCTCTCTCCATCTTAGGGTTTAATGAATATCTTATTTTCGGACTAATGTCACTGGCCTTCCTGACGAGTTACGTTAGAGCGAAAGCTGAGTCTCTAGGATTAAGGATAGAAGGGGTGGGGCTTGTGGAGAGAGCCGAGAGGATTTTGTTGATAACCGCTATCCTAATAATTAATAATTGGAGCAGAAGCATCGCTTTACTATTGCTTTACACTGCTCTCGTTCTCTCTTTCATAACTGTTGTTCAGCGAATAGTTCACGTTAGGAGATCCTTGGGCAGGAGTGGACTCTAG